The Fibrobacter sp. DNA window CTGCAGAGCCTCCTTATACTTTTCAAGTGCACCCTGATCCCCGCTCTGCTCCATCTGCTGGGCTTGCCGGAAGAGAATATTTCCGAGATTATAAAATGCGTCCGCACGCTTCTTTTTGTCCTCTTCGGAGAGAGCACCGGTGTATGCCTCTCCGGCTTTGTCGAACTCTCCCAGTCTGTAAAGGGCGGACCCTTTGTTCATCTTCAAACTGTTGTCGGAAGGGGAGAGCAGAAGTGCGTCATCGTAGAGCTTTAACGCTTCCTCATACCTTTTTTCATTGTAAATACGATTCGCCTTCTTGTTCTTTGAATAGACTTCGTCTGCCTCTGACACTGCTGCAGAGATAATAATCACCAATAATGGAAGGAGAATCGTTCTGTTAAATATGTTACAGATTTTCATATCACTCAAAACGGCCTTTCCACTCGTGTTTTTTCACACTTCGTTCAGATATGAAAAATTCCACCATCAGCATTATCAGCGCTATCAGTAAAAATATCTGGTATCGCTCTTCGAAAGTAGCAAGATTGGCAGTTCCGAAATCTTTTTTTTCCATCCCGGAAATTTCCTTCATTATTTCCGACAGGGAGAGGTCTGTCCCGGCATGGAAATACTTTCCTTTCCCTTCTACCGCGATCTTCTCCAGTATAACCGGATCCAACCTTGTCATCACAAGACTTCCGGACGCGTCTTTTTTGTAAATGACATTGCCTGAACCCCTGCTTACCGGCACCGGCACTCCGCTCTCTGAACCAACTCCTACGGTATAGATCACCACTCCCTCTTCTGCGGCGGCTTTTGCCGTCTCCACAGCTTTCCCCTCGTGATCCTCACCATCGGAAATGAGAATCATCACTTTGTGCTTGCGTGCTTTGGAGCGGAAAGCCTCGGATGCCTGCTTTATGGCATCCCCGAGAGCTGTTCCCTGAATCTCTACCCATCCGGTAGATACCGCACTGAGAAACATCTTTGCAGCACCATAGTCAAGGGTAAGGGGACACTGAACATAACTCTCACCCGCAAATACAATTATTCCGATCCTGTCACCTTTAAGTATATCGATCAGTTTTGCTATCTCATGCTTTGCACGGTCGATTCTGTTGGGCGCGATATCCTCTGCAAGCATACTCTGTGAGATATCCAGGGCAACCATGATATCGATCCCTTTACGCTCTACCATCTCCATCTTGGCTCCGAAACGGGGCCGGGTCAGCGCAATGGTCATGAAAAGGAAATACGCGCAGAAAAACAGGCATTTAACAACCTGCCTGGTGATGCTCGATGAGGGTGTTAATTTACCGATAAGATCGAGTGAGGCGAAACGGCGAAGTGCAGCACGCTTGCGCTGAAACGCCCAGATAAAAAATCCGGCGAACAGTGGCAGAAGAAAAAGAAGCAGAAAAAACTCAGGATTACCGAATCTCATCTCACTCCCGTTAAGGTATGCGTCTGAAACGGGTATGCTGAAGTATCAACTCCAGCATCAGTAGAATAAAACCCGCCCACAGCCACATGTAAAAACGTTCATTATAGCTTGTGTAAATTGTTGTCTTTATCTCTGTTTTCTCGAGCTTGTCTATCTGATCGTATATTTCCTTGAGTTTTTCGGGGTTTTTTGCCCGGAAAAACTTTCCGTTGGTCAGTTGTGCTATCTCCTGAAGTGTTTTTTCGTCAAGATCCGATTCCATTTTCTGAATCTGACGGACGGTCTCTCCGGTAAAAGGATTCTTCATCTCTACCGGTATGGGCACCAGTCCCTCTCTGCCCACTCCTATTGTGTAAATCTTGATACCTAGTTCTCCGGCCGCCTTTGCTGCTGTTATCGGTGGCACTTCTCCGGCATTGTTGGCTCCGTCGGTTAAAAGTATCATTACCTTGCTTTTAGCTCCTGAGTCCTTGAGCCGGTTGGCGGCTGTGACTATAGCTGTCCCGATGGCGGTCTGGGAACTGAAATCAGTAAATGTAACTTCACTGACAAACCGGGAAAGGATATTGTAATCAAGAGTCAGAGGACACTTTGTAAAACTGCGGGCACCGAAAACCACCAGGCCTATGCGGTCATGCTGTCTCTTGCTTATAAAATCGACAATGGTCTGCTTTGCGACTTCGAGACGGTTGTCTGGCTGGAAATCCAGAGCCTTCATGGAGGTTGAGATATCGAGTACAAGCATGATATCAACTCCCTCAGTGGTTACCTCCTCATCTGTGCGCCCCTCCTGAGGACGGGCGAGGGCAATGATAAGAAGGCCTGTTCCAAGCAATCTGAGAACCAGAAGAATGTGGCGGCTCCGTACA harbors:
- a CDS encoding VWA domain-containing protein, whose translation is MRFGNPEFFLLLFLLPLFAGFFIWAFQRKRAALRRFASLDLIGKLTPSSSITRQVVKCLFFCAYFLFMTIALTRPRFGAKMEMVERKGIDIMVALDISQSMLAEDIAPNRIDRAKHEIAKLIDILKGDRIGIIVFAGESYVQCPLTLDYGAAKMFLSAVSTGWVEIQGTALGDAIKQASEAFRSKARKHKVMILISDGEDHEGKAVETAKAAAEEGVVIYTVGVGSESGVPVPVSRGSGNVIYKKDASGSLVMTRLDPVILEKIAVEGKGKYFHAGTDLSLSEIMKEISGMEKKDFGTANLATFEERYQIFLLIALIMLMVEFFISERSVKKHEWKGRFE
- a CDS encoding VWA domain-containing protein, with amino-acid sequence MRLRDPEFLFLFLLWIPIIWVYIRRERKFRPAVRFSDLSVVKQVPPSFFVRSRHILLVLRLLGTGLLIIALARPQEGRTDEEVTTEGVDIMLVLDISTSMKALDFQPDNRLEVAKQTIVDFISKRQHDRIGLVVFGARSFTKCPLTLDYNILSRFVSEVTFTDFSSQTAIGTAIVTAANRLKDSGAKSKVMILLTDGANNAGEVPPITAAKAAGELGIKIYTIGVGREGLVPIPVEMKNPFTGETVRQIQKMESDLDEKTLQEIAQLTNGKFFRAKNPEKLKEIYDQIDKLEKTEIKTTIYTSYNERFYMWLWAGFILLMLELILQHTRFRRIP